From one Dama dama isolate Ldn47 chromosome 4, ASM3311817v1, whole genome shotgun sequence genomic stretch:
- the U2AF1L4 gene encoding splicing factor U2AF 26 kDa subunit isoform X1 gives MAEYLASIFGTEKDKVNCSFYFKIGACRHGDRCSRLHNKPTFSQVRPPTFRLLSQELGHAPTIVLLNLYRNPQNTAQTADGSHCHVSDVEVQEHYDNFFEEVFTELQEKYGEIEEMNVCDNLGDHLVGNVYVKFRREEDAERAVVELNNRWFNGQAVHAELSPVTDFRESCCRQYEMGECTRGGFCNFMHLRPISRDLRRQLYGRGPRRRSPPRSHTGHRPRERNRRRSPDHRHGRF, from the exons ATGGCTGAATATTTAGCGTCGATATTCGGGACTGAGAAGGACAA GGTTAACTGCTCTTTTTACTTTAAGATCGGGGCCTGCCGGCACGGGGACCGGTGCTCCCGGCTTCACAACAAGCCGACTTTCAGCCAG GTTCGTCCCCCAACCTTCAGGCTCCTCTCCCAGGAACTTGGCCACGCCCCC ACCATAGTGCTGCTCAACCTGTATCGGAATCCACAGAACACCGCCCAAACCGCAGACGGATCGCACT GTCACGTGAGCGACGTGGAGGTGCAAGAACACTACGATAACTTCTTCGAG GAAGTGTTCACCGAACTGCAGGAGAAGTACGGGGAGATTGAAGAGATGAATGTGTGCGACAACCTGGGGGATCACCTCGTGGGCAATGTTTATGTCAAG TTTCGGCGCGAGGAAGATGCAGAGCGGGCAGTGGTTGAGCTCAATAACCGCTGGTTCAACGGGCAAGCTGTGCATGCCGAGCTGTCTCCCGTCACCGATTTCCGGGAGTCGTGCTGTCGGCAGTATGAGATGGG GGAGTGTACCCGCGGTGGTTTCTGCAACTTCATGCACCTGCGACCCATTTCCCGCGACCTCCGGCGGCAACTCTACGGGCGGGGACCCAGGCGCAG GTCACCCCCAAGGTCCCATACTGGCCACCGTCCCCGAGAAAGAAATCGACGACGGTCCCCAGACCACCGGCATGGCCGTTTCTGA
- the U2AF1L4 gene encoding splicing factor U2AF 26 kDa subunit isoform X2 — translation MAEYLASIFGTEKDKVNCSFYFKIGACRHGDRCSRLHNKPTFSQTIVLLNLYRNPQNTAQTADGSHCHVSDVEVQEHYDNFFEEVFTELQEKYGEIEEMNVCDNLGDHLVGNVYVKFRREEDAERAVVELNNRWFNGQAVHAELSPVTDFRESCCRQYEMGECTRGGFCNFMHLRPISRDLRRQLYGRGPRRRSPPRSHTGHRPRERNRRRSPDHRHGRF, via the exons ATGGCTGAATATTTAGCGTCGATATTCGGGACTGAGAAGGACAA GGTTAACTGCTCTTTTTACTTTAAGATCGGGGCCTGCCGGCACGGGGACCGGTGCTCCCGGCTTCACAACAAGCCGACTTTCAGCCAG ACCATAGTGCTGCTCAACCTGTATCGGAATCCACAGAACACCGCCCAAACCGCAGACGGATCGCACT GTCACGTGAGCGACGTGGAGGTGCAAGAACACTACGATAACTTCTTCGAG GAAGTGTTCACCGAACTGCAGGAGAAGTACGGGGAGATTGAAGAGATGAATGTGTGCGACAACCTGGGGGATCACCTCGTGGGCAATGTTTATGTCAAG TTTCGGCGCGAGGAAGATGCAGAGCGGGCAGTGGTTGAGCTCAATAACCGCTGGTTCAACGGGCAAGCTGTGCATGCCGAGCTGTCTCCCGTCACCGATTTCCGGGAGTCGTGCTGTCGGCAGTATGAGATGGG GGAGTGTACCCGCGGTGGTTTCTGCAACTTCATGCACCTGCGACCCATTTCCCGCGACCTCCGGCGGCAACTCTACGGGCGGGGACCCAGGCGCAG GTCACCCCCAAGGTCCCATACTGGCCACCGTCCCCGAGAAAGAAATCGACGACGGTCCCCAGACCACCGGCATGGCCGTTTCTGA
- the PSENEN gene encoding gamma-secretase subunit PEN-2, protein MNLERVSNEEKLNLCRKYYLGGFAFLPFLWLVNIFWFFREAFIVPAYTEQSQIKGYVWRSAVGFFLWVIVLSTWITIFQIYRPRWGALGDYLSFTIPLGTP, encoded by the exons ATGAACTTGGAGCGGGTGTCCAACGAGGAGAAGTTGAACCTCTGCCGGAAGTACTACCTGG gTGGGTTTGCCTTCCTGCCTTTTCTCTGGTTGGTCAACATTTTCTGGTTCTTTCGAGAGGCCTTCATTGTCCCGGCATACACGGAGCAGAGCCAAATCAAAGGCT ATGTCTGGCGCTCAGCTGTGGGCTTCTTCTTGTGGGTGATTGTACTCTCCACCTGGATCACTATCTTCCAGATCTACCGGCCACGTTGGGGCGCCCTTGGGGACTACCTCTCCTTCACCATACCCCTGGGTACCCCCTGA